The following are encoded in a window of Methylocystis rosea genomic DNA:
- the dnaE gene encoding DNA polymerase III subunit alpha → MPAAEAGFVHLHLHTAYSLREGALSLDKLIDLAVRDLQPALAVTDTNNLFAALEFSEKAAKAGLQPIAGAQLRVDFADGKGGAVSARDDRFANIVLLAKTEAGYRNLMRLASRAFLEVEQGDEPHLTLDALAADAEELIALTGGPDGALDRALAQGRPEQAGARLATLERLYGDRLYIELQRHNLRSERDVEPQLLDLAYRRGLPLVATNEPYFAQPSDFEAHDALLCIAEGAVTSLDQRRRLSPEHYFKTRAQMRTLFADLPEATANTLEIARRVSFRPQTRKPIMPRFVQEARDAQSLDEIEAQELRREAIEGLEQRLAAHGPAPGRTREEYAARLDFELSVIEKMRFPGYFLIVSDFIKFAKSQGIPVGPGRGSGAGSLVAYALTITDLDPVRFGLFFERFLNPERNSMPDFDIDFCQTRRGEVIDYVRRRYGADRVAQIITFGSFLARGVLRSVGRVLEMPLGQVDKLAKLVPQNPAKPVTLAEALASEQKLREAVEEDERVRRLFKIAGSLEGLFSNASTHAAGVVIGDRPLHEVTPLYRDPKSDMPATQFNMKWVEPAGLIKFDFLGLKTLTVLATASRLARRRDPHFDLAKVPLDDPATYALLGRGETVGIFQLESAGMRKALVEMHADRFEDIIALVALYRPGPMANIPTYCAVKLGDEEADYIHPAIEPILKETFGVIIYQEQVMQIAQLLSGYSLGEADNLRRAMGKKIKSEMDAQRDRFVSGAMERGLSKQKANEIFDLLAKFADYGFNKSHAAAYALIAYQTAWFKTHYSAEFLAASMTFDKSQTDKLAEFRDEARRMGIAVEPPSINESGVDFDVAPGAEGRLAIRYAFSALKGVGEAQAESLVRSRAERRFASLADVARRLNPREVNKKTLESLAACGAFDEIEPNRARAFAAIEAMLAAANRHAEDSKAGQNALFGEAEAADLAVPKTPPWPAAETLRREYEAAGFFLSGHPLDAYAGLLPKIRVSRWSEFAASVKRGATAGRLAAVVLDRTERRTKSGSKMGILQLSDVSGQYEAILFQEGLTQYRDLLEKGAAVLVTLSAAVEGEDVRARIVTVEPLAAAAARAQKGLRVVVSDEGPLDGIKTRLTGRGDGEVSILLKRDSGREEIEIRLPGSYPITPDVAGALRAIPGVLEVEYL, encoded by the coding sequence ATGCCTGCCGCCGAAGCCGGCTTTGTGCATCTTCACCTCCACACCGCCTATTCGCTGCGCGAGGGCGCGCTTTCGCTTGACAAGCTGATTGATCTCGCGGTGCGCGACCTCCAGCCCGCGCTGGCTGTCACTGACACCAATAATCTCTTCGCGGCCCTGGAATTTTCGGAGAAGGCGGCCAAGGCTGGCCTCCAACCGATCGCAGGCGCACAGCTCCGGGTCGATTTCGCCGACGGCAAGGGTGGCGCAGTCTCGGCGCGAGACGACCGTTTCGCCAATATCGTGCTGCTGGCCAAGACCGAGGCGGGCTATCGCAATTTGATGCGACTCGCCTCGCGCGCCTTTCTCGAAGTCGAGCAGGGCGACGAGCCGCATCTGACGCTGGACGCGCTCGCCGCCGACGCCGAGGAGTTGATCGCGCTGACCGGCGGACCCGACGGCGCCTTGGACCGCGCCCTGGCGCAGGGCAGGCCGGAGCAGGCGGGCGCGCGCCTGGCGACGCTCGAGCGTCTCTACGGCGACAGGCTGTATATCGAGCTCCAGCGCCACAATTTGCGCTCTGAACGCGACGTCGAGCCGCAGCTGCTGGACCTTGCCTATCGCCGCGGCTTGCCGCTCGTCGCCACCAATGAGCCCTATTTCGCTCAGCCCAGTGATTTCGAAGCGCATGATGCGCTGCTCTGCATCGCCGAAGGCGCCGTGACGAGCCTGGATCAGCGGCGTCGCCTCTCGCCGGAGCACTACTTCAAGACGCGCGCGCAAATGCGCACGCTGTTCGCCGATCTTCCAGAGGCGACCGCCAACACGCTGGAGATCGCCCGTCGAGTCAGCTTCCGGCCGCAGACGCGCAAGCCGATCATGCCGCGATTCGTGCAGGAGGCGCGCGATGCTCAGTCTCTCGACGAGATCGAGGCGCAGGAGCTGCGCCGTGAAGCGATCGAAGGGCTGGAGCAGCGCCTCGCCGCGCATGGGCCGGCGCCGGGCCGAACGCGGGAAGAATACGCAGCGCGACTCGATTTCGAACTTTCCGTCATCGAGAAGATGCGCTTCCCGGGCTACTTCCTCATCGTCTCCGACTTCATCAAATTCGCCAAATCCCAGGGAATTCCCGTCGGGCCGGGGCGCGGCTCCGGGGCGGGCTCGCTCGTCGCCTATGCGCTGACCATCACCGACCTGGATCCGGTTCGCTTCGGACTTTTCTTCGAACGCTTCCTCAACCCTGAGCGCAACTCGATGCCGGATTTCGACATCGACTTCTGCCAGACGCGGCGCGGCGAGGTGATCGACTATGTCAGACGCCGCTATGGCGCCGACCGAGTCGCGCAGATCATCACCTTCGGCTCCTTCCTGGCGCGCGGCGTTTTGCGCAGCGTCGGTCGCGTTCTCGAAATGCCGCTCGGACAGGTCGACAAGCTCGCCAAGCTGGTGCCGCAGAATCCCGCCAAGCCCGTCACGCTCGCCGAAGCGCTGGCGAGCGAGCAGAAGTTGCGCGAAGCCGTGGAGGAGGACGAGCGCGTCAGGCGGCTCTTTAAGATCGCCGGCTCGCTCGAAGGGCTTTTTTCCAACGCATCCACCCACGCCGCCGGCGTCGTCATCGGCGACCGGCCGCTGCACGAGGTGACTCCGCTTTACCGCGATCCAAAGTCCGACATGCCGGCGACCCAGTTCAATATGAAGTGGGTCGAGCCGGCGGGATTGATCAAATTCGACTTTCTCGGTCTGAAGACGCTCACCGTGCTGGCGACGGCAAGCCGCCTGGCGCGTCGCCGAGATCCCCATTTCGATCTCGCCAAGGTTCCGCTCGATGATCCGGCGACCTATGCGCTACTCGGCCGCGGCGAGACCGTCGGGATATTCCAGCTGGAAAGCGCCGGCATGCGCAAGGCGCTGGTCGAAATGCACGCCGATCGGTTTGAGGACATCATTGCGCTGGTGGCGCTGTATCGCCCCGGACCGATGGCGAATATCCCAACCTATTGCGCGGTGAAGCTCGGCGACGAAGAGGCCGACTATATTCACCCGGCGATCGAGCCCATTCTGAAGGAGACCTTCGGCGTCATCATCTATCAGGAGCAGGTGATGCAGATCGCTCAGCTCCTCTCCGGCTATTCGCTCGGCGAGGCCGACAATCTGCGTCGCGCCATGGGCAAGAAGATCAAGTCCGAGATGGACGCGCAGCGCGACCGTTTTGTCAGCGGCGCGATGGAGCGGGGGCTCAGCAAGCAGAAGGCCAACGAAATCTTCGATTTGCTGGCGAAATTCGCCGATTACGGCTTCAACAAGAGCCATGCGGCGGCCTATGCGCTGATCGCCTATCAGACCGCCTGGTTCAAGACGCATTATTCGGCGGAGTTCCTCGCCGCCTCGATGACCTTCGACAAGAGCCAGACCGACAAGCTTGCCGAGTTCCGCGACGAGGCGCGGCGCATGGGCATCGCGGTCGAACCGCCGTCGATCAATGAGTCGGGCGTCGACTTCGACGTCGCGCCGGGCGCCGAAGGCCGGCTCGCGATCCGCTACGCATTTTCGGCGCTCAAGGGCGTCGGCGAAGCGCAGGCCGAATCTCTCGTGCGTTCGCGGGCTGAGCGCCGATTTGCGAGTCTCGCCGACGTCGCGAGACGGCTGAACCCGCGCGAAGTGAACAAGAAGACGCTGGAGAGCCTCGCGGCCTGCGGCGCCTTCGACGAAATAGAACCTAATCGCGCCAGGGCTTTCGCGGCGATCGAGGCGATGCTCGCCGCCGCGAACAGGCACGCCGAGGACAGCAAGGCCGGACAAAATGCGCTCTTTGGCGAAGCCGAGGCTGCGGACCTCGCGGTTCCAAAGACGCCGCCATGGCCCGCAGCCGAGACGCTGCGACGCGAATATGAAGCCGCCGGCTTTTTCCTCTCGGGCCATCCGCTCGACGCTTACGCCGGCCTCTTGCCGAAAATCCGTGTGTCGCGCTGGAGCGAATTCGCCGCCTCGGTCAAGCGCGGCGCGACCGCGGGCCGGCTCGCCGCCGTGGTTCTGGACCGGACCGAGAGGCGCACCAAGTCCGGGTCCAAGATGGGCATCCTGCAGCTCTCGGACGTCAGCGGACAATATGAGGCGATCCTCTTCCAGGAGGGGCTGACGCAATATCGCGACCTTCTGGAGAAGGGCGCGGCGGTGCTCGTGACCCTCTCCGCGGCGGTCGAGGGCGAGGACGTCCGGGCGCGCATCGTCACTGTAGAACCTTTGGCGGCGGCGGCCGCGCGCGCGCAGAAGGGACTGCGCGTCGTGGTCAGCGACGAGGGGCCGCTCGACGGGATCAAGACGCGGCTTACCGGCCGCGGCGACGGCGAGGTGTCGATTCTTTTGAAGCGCGATTCGGGACGGGAGGAGATCGAAATCCGACTGCCCGGAAGCTATCCGATCACGCCAGACGTCGCTGGCGCGCTGCGCGCCATACCGGGCGTTCTGGAAGTCGAATATCTGTAG